In one Aromatoleum aromaticum EbN1 genomic region, the following are encoded:
- a CDS encoding GntR family transcriptional regulator: MVPSLKPVERPLALGEQVYHKLRSHLRNGMIVAGQPLQEVQLAEQLGVSRTPVREALRRLSSEGLLVSDGRSFVVPALTLDDVNDIYEIRFLVETAAIRRIAAFTQSPAMRRSIDDALAAAMRAHEANDADAFREANISFRAAWLALVPNPRLVRIVEQYADHMQRIRTLTLGDAQIRTIVLRGLNRITAALAVGDGDTAAAAMLEHLGEAKRSFIAAVGLADEDPQHR, translated from the coding sequence ATGGTTCCGTCACTCAAACCTGTCGAACGCCCCCTCGCACTCGGCGAGCAGGTGTATCACAAACTGCGTTCGCACCTGCGCAACGGCATGATCGTCGCCGGCCAGCCGCTGCAGGAAGTCCAGCTCGCCGAGCAGCTCGGCGTGTCACGCACACCGGTGCGCGAAGCGCTGCGGCGCCTGTCGAGCGAAGGCCTGCTGGTTTCCGACGGGCGCAGTTTCGTCGTCCCGGCGCTGACCCTCGACGACGTCAACGACATCTACGAGATCCGTTTCCTCGTCGAAACGGCGGCGATCCGCCGCATCGCCGCCTTCACGCAATCACCGGCGATGCGCCGCTCGATCGATGACGCACTCGCCGCGGCAATGCGCGCGCACGAGGCGAACGACGCCGATGCCTTCCGCGAAGCCAACATCAGCTTTCGCGCCGCGTGGCTCGCGCTGGTGCCCAATCCGCGCCTCGTGCGGATCGTCGAACAGTACGCCGACCACATGCAGCGCATCCGCACGCTGACGCTCGGCGATGCGCAGATCCGCACGATCGTGCTGCGCGGGCTGAACCGCATCACCGCGGCGCTCGCCGTCGGCGATGGCGACACGGCGGCGGCGGCGATGCTCGAACATCTCGGCGAAGCCAAACGCTCGTTCATCGCCGCGGTCGGCCTCGCCGACGAAGACCCGCAGCACCGGTAA
- a CDS encoding hydantoinase/oxoprolinase family protein encodes MTLKIGIDVGGTFTDFVVTRDGAEPAIFKSLSTPADPSIAVVNGLADIAASMDPPLSLEAFAPLIDTIVHGTTVTTNATLTGSGAKCGLLTTEGVRDALEMRRGVREEQYNNRHTNVKPLVPRYLRAGIPGRLDRDGQQTTALDLDAVAQAIELFRREGVEAVSICFMNSFANPAHEQAAAELVRRELPDAYLSVSTDLLPSIRFYERVSTTALNSYVGPKLNHYLDQLVGRLKGIGFDGLLLIMQSNGGVISPQLAREKAALTLLSGPAGGPGAGLFYVRTHGQDRCIITDMGGTSFEASVAVGTPMIKNDGEIARHKIALPMLDIHTIGAGGGSIGWLDEGGLLRMGPQSAGADPGPACYGKGGKLPATTDANVVLGYLDPEFFAGGKMKLDVAAARAAIEEHIATPMGLTVEEAAAGMYRVACNNMAQGVREVTIKRGFDPREFPFIPAGGAGPIHSCLICDELEIPLQIVPRESSVLCAFGMLMSELKHDFVRTFVARLDALDWPKLGAIIDEMALDGAGQLTEERIPDARRRFDVKLDCRYVKQYHEVSFIVPHRLIQAGDAAAIAAAFHTEHNRLYGYSLEQEATPVEVINVRVQAIGVTDKPVAREEPWAGDDAAHALKGRRAVYIPETKTFRDVPVYDGHRMRHGNRIDGPAMIEQETTAIFVSAAYDCVVDALGSFALFSKGREDLVKSCIQEKEALA; translated from the coding sequence ATGACATTGAAGATCGGAATCGACGTCGGCGGCACCTTCACCGATTTCGTCGTCACGCGCGACGGCGCCGAGCCGGCGATATTCAAGTCGCTGTCGACGCCGGCCGACCCGTCGATCGCGGTCGTGAACGGTCTCGCCGACATCGCCGCAAGCATGGACCCGCCGCTGTCGCTCGAAGCTTTCGCACCGCTGATCGACACGATCGTCCACGGCACGACGGTGACGACGAACGCGACGCTGACCGGCTCCGGCGCGAAATGCGGTCTGCTGACGACCGAAGGCGTGCGCGACGCGCTCGAGATGCGCCGCGGCGTGCGCGAGGAGCAATACAACAACCGCCATACGAACGTGAAGCCGCTCGTGCCGCGTTATCTGCGCGCCGGCATTCCGGGACGGCTCGACCGCGACGGCCAACAGACCACGGCCCTCGACCTCGATGCAGTCGCGCAGGCGATCGAACTGTTCCGCCGCGAAGGCGTCGAGGCGGTGTCGATCTGCTTCATGAATTCGTTCGCGAACCCGGCGCACGAACAGGCCGCAGCCGAGCTCGTGCGCCGCGAACTGCCCGACGCGTATCTGTCGGTATCGACCGACTTGCTGCCGTCGATCCGCTTCTACGAGCGCGTCAGCACGACCGCGCTCAATTCCTACGTCGGCCCGAAGCTCAACCACTACCTCGACCAGCTCGTCGGCCGCTTGAAAGGCATCGGCTTCGACGGCCTGCTGCTGATCATGCAGTCCAACGGCGGCGTGATCTCGCCGCAGCTCGCGCGCGAAAAAGCGGCGCTGACGCTGCTGTCGGGCCCGGCCGGCGGACCCGGGGCCGGCCTTTTCTACGTCCGCACGCACGGCCAGGACCGCTGCATCATCACCGACATGGGCGGCACGAGCTTCGAAGCGTCGGTCGCGGTCGGCACGCCGATGATCAAGAACGACGGCGAGATCGCGCGCCACAAGATCGCGCTGCCGATGCTCGACATCCACACCATCGGCGCGGGCGGCGGCTCGATCGGCTGGCTCGACGAAGGCGGCCTGTTGCGCATGGGCCCGCAGAGCGCCGGCGCCGATCCGGGACCGGCCTGCTACGGCAAAGGCGGAAAGCTGCCGGCGACGACCGACGCGAACGTCGTGCTCGGCTACCTCGACCCGGAGTTCTTCGCAGGCGGAAAAATGAAGCTCGACGTCGCCGCCGCGCGCGCCGCGATCGAGGAGCACATCGCGACGCCGATGGGGCTCACGGTCGAGGAAGCTGCAGCCGGCATGTATCGCGTCGCGTGCAACAACATGGCGCAGGGCGTGCGCGAAGTGACGATCAAGCGCGGCTTCGACCCGCGCGAGTTCCCGTTCATCCCGGCCGGCGGCGCCGGCCCGATCCACTCGTGCCTGATCTGCGACGAACTCGAGATTCCGCTGCAGATCGTGCCGCGTGAGTCGTCCGTGCTGTGCGCGTTCGGCATGCTGATGAGCGAACTCAAGCACGATTTCGTGCGCACTTTCGTGGCGCGCCTCGACGCGCTCGACTGGCCGAAGCTCGGCGCCATCATCGACGAGATGGCGCTCGACGGCGCGGGCCAGCTGACCGAAGAGCGCATCCCGGACGCGCGCCGCCGCTTCGACGTCAAGCTCGACTGCCGCTACGTCAAGCAGTACCACGAGGTGTCGTTCATCGTGCCGCACCGGCTGATCCAGGCGGGCGACGCGGCAGCGATCGCGGCGGCGTTCCACACCGAGCACAACCGGCTGTACGGCTACTCGCTCGAGCAGGAGGCGACGCCGGTCGAAGTCATCAACGTACGCGTGCAGGCGATCGGTGTCACCGACAAACCGGTCGCGCGCGAGGAACCGTGGGCCGGCGACGACGCGGCGCACGCGCTGAAAGGCCGGCGCGCCGTGTATATCCCCGAGACGAAGACGTTCCGCGACGTGCCGGTCTATGACGGCCATCGCATGCGCCACGGCAACCGCATCGACGGTCCCGCGATGATCGAGCAGGAAACCACTGCGATCTTCGTCAGCGCGGCGTACGACTGCGTGGTGGACGCGCTCGGCTCGTTCGCGCTGTTCAGCAAGGGGCGCGAGGACCTCGTGAAGTCTTGCATTCAGGAAAAGGAGGCTCTGGCATGA
- a CDS encoding acyl-CoA thioesterase, whose product MTALGNAMATGVVPEGAARNARGGERFADAGAKPAAAVMTSVWKTLLGFLPFVPAATPAAAPQRDVQPDVQPGVEPYAVSAMFEREELIRFAHCDPAGIVFYPQYFVLLNGLVEDWFTDGLGADSAELVTVRKMGTPTARMDCTFSRPSRLGDRLVLGLTVTKIGNSAIDLDVQGRVGDEIRLKARQTLVMCCLETMKSVPIPPEIRASLARYCRNGCSSEGKG is encoded by the coding sequence ATGACAGCTTTGGGCAACGCGATGGCGACGGGAGTCGTGCCCGAAGGGGCGGCGCGCAACGCGCGGGGTGGAGAGCGTTTTGCGGACGCCGGCGCCAAACCGGCAGCGGCAGTGATGACGTCGGTGTGGAAGACGCTGCTCGGTTTCCTGCCGTTCGTGCCGGCAGCGACGCCTGCCGCGGCGCCGCAGCGGGACGTGCAGCCGGACGTGCAGCCGGGCGTCGAACCGTACGCCGTGTCGGCGATGTTCGAGCGCGAGGAGCTGATCCGGTTCGCGCACTGCGATCCGGCCGGGATCGTGTTCTATCCGCAGTATTTCGTCCTCCTCAACGGCCTCGTCGAGGACTGGTTCACCGACGGGCTGGGGGCGGATTCCGCGGAACTCGTGACGGTGCGCAAGATGGGAACCCCGACGGCCAGGATGGACTGTACGTTTTCCCGCCCGAGCCGTCTCGGCGACCGGCTGGTGCTCGGGCTGACGGTGACGAAGATCGGCAACAGCGCGATCGACCTCGACGTGCAGGGGCGCGTCGGCGACGAAATACGGCTGAAAGCCCGGCAGACGCTCGTGATGTGCTGCCTGGAAACGATGAAATCGGTCCCGATCCCGCCGGAGATCCGCGCCAGCCTCGCGCGCTACTGCCGCAACGGCTGTTCGAGCGAGGGGAAAGGGTGA
- a CDS encoding thiolase family protein: MSYKAEIPYGAYWSTPFARWQGSFANLHSVRFAAHVAREELGRRAIDPALFDYGVLGFSVPQQHAFYGLPWLTGMIGATRAGGPTMMQACATGVRTLLAAAQEIESDMASVALAINCDRTSNGPHLYYPNPRAPGGTGSAENWVMDNFGCDPLGGHSMLATAENVASKHNVTTAQQHELVLRREQQYGDALRDDSAFLRRFMTLPFAVPCADFRKTAATLDGDEGTSRSTADGLAKLRPVVDGGSVTFGAQTHPADGNAAIVVTTPDKARELSADPKIAIRLHGFGLARAELAYMPEAMIPAARRALDQAGRSIADLAAIKTHNPFAVNDIVFARETGADLALMNNYGCSLVWGHPQAPMGTRAIIELIEELALRGGGFGLFTGCAAGDTAMAVVIEVCDA; the protein is encoded by the coding sequence ATGAGCTACAAGGCCGAAATTCCGTACGGCGCGTACTGGAGCACGCCGTTCGCGCGCTGGCAGGGCAGCTTCGCGAATCTCCACAGCGTGCGCTTCGCGGCGCACGTCGCGCGCGAGGAGCTGGGCCGGCGCGCGATCGACCCCGCGCTGTTCGACTACGGCGTGCTCGGTTTCTCGGTGCCGCAACAGCACGCGTTCTACGGCCTGCCGTGGCTGACCGGCATGATCGGCGCGACCCGCGCCGGCGGCCCGACGATGATGCAGGCCTGCGCGACGGGCGTGCGCACGCTGCTCGCGGCGGCGCAGGAAATCGAGTCGGACATGGCGAGCGTCGCGCTCGCGATCAACTGCGACCGCACGTCGAACGGACCGCACCTCTACTACCCGAATCCGCGCGCTCCCGGCGGCACCGGCAGCGCCGAGAACTGGGTCATGGACAACTTCGGTTGCGACCCGCTCGGCGGCCATTCGATGCTCGCCACTGCCGAGAACGTCGCGTCCAAACACAATGTCACGACCGCGCAGCAGCACGAACTGGTGTTGCGGCGCGAGCAGCAGTACGGCGACGCGCTGCGCGACGATTCGGCGTTCCTCAGGCGCTTCATGACGCTGCCTTTCGCAGTGCCGTGCGCGGACTTCCGCAAGACGGCGGCGACGCTCGACGGCGACGAAGGGACGTCCCGGTCGACGGCCGACGGGCTGGCGAAACTGCGGCCCGTCGTCGACGGCGGCAGCGTGACGTTCGGCGCGCAGACGCACCCGGCCGACGGCAACGCCGCGATCGTCGTCACGACACCGGACAAGGCGCGCGAGCTGTCGGCGGACCCGAAGATCGCGATCCGCCTGCACGGCTTCGGCCTCGCCCGGGCGGAACTCGCGTACATGCCCGAAGCGATGATCCCGGCTGCGCGCCGCGCGCTCGACCAGGCCGGACGCAGCATTGCCGACCTCGCCGCGATCAAGACGCACAACCCGTTCGCGGTGAACGACATCGTCTTCGCCCGCGAGACCGGCGCGGACCTCGCTTTGATGAACAACTACGGCTGCTCGCTCGTCTGGGGTCATCCGCAGGCGCCGATGGGCACGCGCGCGATCATCGAGCTGATCGAGGAGCTCGCGCTGCGCGGCGGCGGCTTCGGCCTTTTCACCGGTTGCGCGGCCGGCGACACGGCGATGGCGGTGGTGATCGAAGTATGTGACGCATAG
- a CDS encoding acyl-CoA synthetase yields MELSEWIDRHAGLEPGKTAIRFPERDLSYAQLAGLVERLASALKASGVAHRSCVAYLGYNSPEMLATLFACARLGALFMPLNWRLAGPEHRQLLADCPPSVLFVEPRFVAQIDAFRDALADVTLVAFDAPPQGWISYEALLERSGDAVPRDPQVGPQTPLLICYTSGTTGKPKGALLSQGALAWNAVNSIDLHELSADDRILTTLPLFHVGGLNNQTTPALSAGATVVLHPKFDADATFDAIEQERITLTVLVPAQLEMMIARPRWQSADLSSLRMITTGSTIVPERLIREVHRRGVPLVQIYGSTETCPIAAYVKPADAQRKAGSAGRAAPHCSLRIVGDDGHDVKPGATGEILVRGPNVMNAYWNDLQASAAVLKDGWFRTGDMGHQDGEGYLWVDGRKKEMIISGGENIYPAEIENLLGESPDIAEVAVVGRLDERWGEVVVAVVVPLEGRTLDAGHVLQLLEGRIARYKLPKEVVFLDELPRTALGKVRKDDVRQLVARKTFMEQT; encoded by the coding sequence ATGGAGCTGTCCGAATGGATAGACCGCCACGCCGGGCTCGAGCCCGGCAAGACGGCAATCCGGTTCCCGGAGCGCGACCTGTCGTACGCGCAGCTGGCCGGGCTGGTCGAGCGGCTCGCGTCGGCGCTCAAGGCGTCCGGCGTGGCGCATCGCAGCTGCGTCGCGTATCTCGGCTACAACAGCCCGGAGATGCTCGCGACGCTGTTCGCCTGCGCGCGGCTCGGCGCGCTGTTCATGCCGTTGAACTGGCGCCTGGCCGGGCCGGAGCACCGGCAGCTGCTCGCGGACTGTCCGCCGTCGGTGCTGTTTGTCGAGCCGCGCTTCGTTGCGCAGATCGACGCGTTCCGCGACGCGCTGGCGGACGTGACGCTGGTCGCGTTCGACGCACCGCCGCAAGGCTGGATCTCGTACGAGGCGCTGCTCGAGCGCAGCGGTGACGCAGTGCCGCGCGATCCGCAGGTCGGGCCGCAGACGCCGCTACTGATCTGCTACACGTCGGGCACGACCGGCAAGCCGAAAGGGGCGCTGCTGTCGCAAGGCGCGCTGGCGTGGAACGCCGTGAACAGTATCGACCTGCACGAGCTGAGCGCCGACGACCGGATCCTGACGACGCTGCCGCTGTTCCACGTCGGCGGGCTCAACAACCAGACGACGCCGGCGCTCTCGGCCGGCGCGACCGTCGTGCTGCATCCGAAGTTCGACGCCGACGCGACTTTCGACGCGATCGAACAGGAACGCATCACGCTGACCGTGCTCGTGCCGGCGCAACTCGAGATGATGATCGCCCGGCCGCGCTGGCAGAGCGCCGACCTGTCGAGCCTGCGCATGATCACGACCGGCTCGACGATCGTCCCCGAGCGGCTGATCCGCGAAGTGCACCGGCGCGGCGTGCCGCTCGTGCAGATCTACGGCTCGACCGAGACTTGCCCGATCGCGGCGTACGTCAAGCCCGCAGACGCGCAACGCAAGGCCGGTTCGGCCGGTCGCGCGGCGCCGCACTGCAGCCTGCGCATCGTCGGCGATGACGGTCACGACGTGAAGCCGGGCGCGACCGGCGAAATCCTCGTGCGCGGCCCGAACGTCATGAACGCTTACTGGAACGACCTGCAGGCGAGCGCCGCGGTGCTCAAGGACGGGTGGTTCCGTACCGGCGACATGGGCCACCAGGACGGCGAAGGCTATCTGTGGGTCGACGGGCGCAAGAAGGAAATGATCATCTCCGGCGGCGAGAACATCTATCCCGCCGAGATCGAGAACCTGCTCGGCGAGTCGCCCGACATCGCCGAAGTGGCGGTCGTCGGCCGGCTCGACGAGCGCTGGGGCGAAGTCGTCGTCGCCGTCGTCGTGCCGCTCGAAGGCCGCACGCTCGACGCGGGGCACGTGCTGCAGCTGCTGGAAGGCCGCATCGCCCGCTACAAGCTGCCGAAAGAGGTGGTGTTCCTCGACGAACTGCCGCGCACCGCGCTCGGCAAGGTCAGGAAGGATGACGTGCGCCAGCTGGTCGCACGGAAAACGTTCATGGAGCAGACCTGA
- a CDS encoding TetR/AcrR family transcriptional regulator, which produces MTEPPTVSEHSAAQPSPVEAEILRLSRDEPALGQAAVAERLRQAGLPISPSGVRYIWQKHGLETAVKRLRALAGSSGEGLAALTDTQRGLLERGALTARLVRGASSREAGDAVDQPIDRRQVILNAAAELFAEQGYDRSSIRDIARKVGLLPGSVYHYFSSKDELYLAVHGEGFRRLTVAVTAAIGETRDPWERLMRACEVHVGGIATGSPVDRVTGHNLAMIRHHGLFAKIRPVREAYENIYRELIDALPLAPGTDRTLLRLLLLSGMNWVYIWYREGRRSPKEIADAMVDMLRHGVERAP; this is translated from the coding sequence ATGACTGAGCCCCCGACCGTTTCCGAACACAGCGCCGCGCAGCCTTCCCCGGTCGAAGCCGAGATCCTGCGGCTGTCGCGCGATGAGCCGGCGCTAGGGCAGGCGGCGGTTGCCGAGCGGCTGCGCCAGGCCGGGCTGCCGATCTCGCCGTCCGGTGTGCGCTATATCTGGCAGAAGCACGGCCTCGAGACTGCGGTCAAGCGTCTGCGGGCGCTTGCCGGCAGTTCGGGCGAAGGGCTCGCGGCGCTGACCGACACGCAGCGCGGGCTGCTCGAACGCGGCGCGCTCACCGCACGGCTCGTCCGCGGTGCCTCGTCCCGGGAAGCGGGAGATGCGGTCGACCAACCGATCGACCGCCGCCAGGTGATCCTCAATGCGGCCGCCGAGCTGTTCGCGGAGCAGGGCTACGACCGCAGCTCGATCCGCGACATCGCGCGCAAAGTCGGGCTCCTGCCCGGCTCGGTCTATCACTATTTTTCATCGAAGGATGAGCTCTATCTGGCGGTGCACGGCGAAGGCTTCCGCCGCCTGACGGTAGCGGTCACGGCGGCGATCGGCGAAACGCGCGACCCGTGGGAACGCCTCATGCGAGCCTGCGAAGTCCATGTCGGCGGCATCGCGACCGGCTCTCCGGTCGATCGCGTCACCGGTCACAACCTCGCGATGATCCGCCACCACGGGCTGTTCGCGAAAATCCGTCCGGTGCGCGAAGCCTACGAAAACATCTACCGCGAACTCATCGACGCGCTGCCGCTCGCACCCGGCACCGACCGCACGCTGCTGCGCCTGCTGCTGCTCAGCGGCATGAACTGGGTGTACATCTGGTATCGCGAAGGCCGGCGCTCGCCGAAGGAGATCGCCGACGCGATGGTGGACATGCTGCGCCACGGCGTCGAGCGAGCGCCATAG
- a CDS encoding coiled-coil domain-containing protein, with protein MSTITFDTHKFVKQLESAGIPAAQAEAFVNAQRDILAEALDSALATKADVADLRSDLKLEAAGLRGELGTIRWMIAALIALAVANFAKQFF; from the coding sequence ATGAGCACGATCACCTTCGATACGCACAAGTTCGTCAAGCAGCTTGAATCGGCGGGTATTCCGGCCGCGCAAGCGGAGGCGTTCGTCAACGCCCAGCGCGACATCCTTGCCGAGGCGCTCGATTCCGCGTTGGCGACCAAAGCCGACGTAGCAGATCTCAGATCCGACTTGAAGTTGGAGGCAGCCGGTCTGCGCGGAGAACTGGGGACGATCCGCTGGATGATCGCCGCGCTCATCGCTCTGGCTGTCGCCAATTTCGCCAAGCAGTTCTTCTGA
- a CDS encoding 3-hydroxyacyl-CoA dehydrogenase/enoyl-CoA hydratase family protein: MALPFANPLLAGSSRPMPRAVAVIGAGTIGPDIGYYLKSALPELKLTLVDVSQAALDRALQRFHDYAAKAVAKGKMSEAEARAVTANLAGTLDYGDIADADWVLEAATENIALKRRIFADVEAVVRPDALITSNTSSLPAAQIFAELRHPERATVTHFFAPAWRNPVVEVVRWEKAEPAVVEYLRWLFCSTGKVPLVTDDVVCFMLDRIFDNWCNESALLLERASAAEIDSVAAEFVHAGPFFVLNLANGNPIITETNTLQAEIEGPHYRPAPVFRSVDRWLTVAPGKSVPVSPETAAAVRERLLGVLFSQSADILDRGIGEPADLDFGCRQALGFRKGPLDLMRDLGDDTTGRIVERFCAERPGMPEPRRSFAAYQAFLRHVLVDDVDGVKVITLRRPEAMNALHDEMTDEILSVIRRHEHDPEVTGFVITGYGNRAFCAGADIGRFPRLLGDAAGAAQYARDCSRLLVYLDSMKKPVVAALNGMVLGGGFELAIRCHGIVALQDAWMQLPEVTLGIVHGIGAMVVPYRRWPQASSEFNGMLRRAERLKAARALELGVIDELAADYPGLVRAAVARVRGLSGKVAGIPSGAIDIAPLDRIEPKAANGQVLSAEVIRLMESAIHEAASARTLDEALEVGYRAFGESACTHAAREGITAFQEKRKPDFTKTP; this comes from the coding sequence ATGGCACTCCCGTTCGCCAATCCCTTGCTCGCGGGCTCGTCCCGCCCCATGCCGCGCGCGGTCGCCGTCATCGGGGCCGGCACGATCGGGCCGGACATCGGCTATTACCTCAAGAGCGCGCTGCCGGAGCTGAAGCTCACGCTCGTCGATGTGTCGCAGGCGGCGCTCGACCGCGCGCTGCAGCGCTTCCACGATTACGCGGCCAAGGCGGTCGCGAAGGGCAAGATGAGCGAAGCCGAAGCCCGAGCGGTGACGGCGAACCTCGCCGGCACGCTCGATTACGGCGACATCGCCGATGCCGACTGGGTGCTCGAGGCGGCAACCGAGAACATCGCGCTGAAGCGCCGGATTTTCGCCGACGTCGAAGCGGTTGTGCGCCCTGACGCACTGATCACGTCGAACACCAGTTCGCTGCCGGCCGCGCAGATTTTCGCCGAGCTGCGGCACCCCGAGCGCGCCACCGTGACGCACTTCTTCGCCCCGGCGTGGCGCAACCCGGTCGTCGAAGTCGTGCGCTGGGAGAAGGCCGAGCCGGCAGTCGTCGAATACCTGCGGTGGCTCTTCTGCAGCACCGGCAAAGTGCCGCTCGTCACCGACGACGTCGTGTGCTTCATGCTCGACCGGATTTTCGACAACTGGTGCAACGAGTCCGCGCTGCTGCTCGAGCGTGCGAGCGCGGCCGAGATCGACAGCGTCGCCGCCGAGTTCGTCCACGCCGGGCCGTTCTTCGTGCTGAACCTTGCGAACGGCAACCCGATCATCACCGAGACGAACACGCTGCAGGCCGAGATCGAAGGCCCGCACTACCGACCTGCGCCGGTCTTCCGCTCGGTCGATCGCTGGCTCACGGTGGCGCCCGGCAAGTCGGTGCCGGTGTCGCCCGAAACCGCCGCGGCGGTGCGCGAGCGCCTGCTCGGCGTGCTGTTCTCGCAGAGCGCGGACATCCTCGACCGCGGCATCGGCGAACCGGCGGATCTGGATTTCGGTTGCCGCCAGGCGCTCGGATTCCGCAAGGGACCGCTCGATCTGATGCGCGACCTCGGAGACGACACGACCGGGCGCATCGTCGAACGCTTCTGCGCGGAGCGGCCGGGAATGCCCGAGCCGCGACGCTCGTTTGCCGCGTACCAAGCCTTCCTGCGCCACGTGCTCGTCGACGATGTCGACGGCGTCAAGGTCATCACGCTGCGCCGCCCCGAGGCGATGAACGCGCTGCACGACGAGATGACGGACGAGATCCTGTCGGTGATCCGCCGGCATGAACACGACCCGGAAGTCACCGGTTTCGTCATCACCGGCTACGGCAACCGCGCGTTTTGCGCCGGCGCCGACATCGGCCGCTTCCCGCGCCTCTTGGGTGACGCAGCGGGCGCCGCGCAGTACGCGCGCGATTGCTCGCGCCTCCTGGTGTATCTGGACAGCATGAAGAAGCCGGTCGTCGCCGCGCTCAACGGCATGGTGCTCGGCGGCGGCTTCGAACTGGCGATCCGCTGCCACGGCATCGTCGCGCTGCAGGACGCGTGGATGCAGCTGCCCGAAGTCACGCTCGGCATCGTGCACGGCATCGGCGCGATGGTCGTGCCGTACCGGCGCTGGCCGCAGGCGTCGAGCGAGTTCAACGGCATGCTGCGCCGCGCCGAGCGCCTCAAGGCCGCCCGCGCGCTCGAACTTGGCGTCATCGACGAACTCGCCGCCGACTACCCGGGGCTGGTGCGCGCAGCGGTCGCGCGAGTCAGAGGGCTGTCGGGCAAAGTGGCGGGGATTCCGAGCGGTGCGATCGACATCGCGCCGCTCGACCGCATCGAGCCGAAAGCTGCGAACGGCCAGGTGCTGAGCGCCGAAGTCATCCGCCTGATGGAATCCGCGATTCACGAAGCGGCCTCGGCCCGCACGCTCGACGAGGCGCTGGAAGTCGGCTATCGCGCGTTCGGCGAGAGCGCCTGCACCCACGCCGCGCGCGAAGGCATTACCGCGTTCCAGGAAAAGCGCAAGCCGGACTTCACGAAGACGCCGTAA